The Myxococcus xanthus genome includes the window CGCCCCGAAGTCCGGGCTTGAGGGGCACCACCTGGAGCCCGCGCTTGTCCTCCACGCGGACGCTGCGTGCTTCCTTGATGCCGGTCAGGGTGAGCTTCCGCGCCCGGGCGCGGGCCTTGAACGCGGCCCGGTCCGAGCCGTCGCCCGTGTACACGCGGACCTCGTCCACAGTGACGATGTCCTTGAAACCGAAGGTGAAGGACGCGGGTGCGTCTCCACTGACACACCACGCGGTGGAGTCGCGGCCGTCGAGCACGTTGAGAGGCCCGTAGCGCTCCGGCTGACGGGTGCGGTCGAGCCAGTCGGAGGCCTGGACGTAGCCTGGCGGGACATTGGGTGCGGCGGAGGCCGCCGTGGCGGACAGGAGGGAGGCGAGGAGCAGGCGTCGCATGTCCCCGCATCTTTGATCGCCTCGCGAGCGCGGCTCCAGTCCGAGCACGCACGGAGCGGCCGGGTGGATGCGGATGAAAGCGCCCGCGCGGATGTTGGGGTGCTTGACACTCCGTCCCCGACGGGAAGGATGGCGGCCTGTGCTGGAGGAGACCGTGATGAGACGCTGGGGGTGGGCCTGTGTGCTGGGGCTGATGCTGGCCGGCTGCAAGGAAGACAAGGCGCCGGAAGCTCCGGACGCGGGTCCGGTGGAGACAGGACCGGCCGCTCTCACGGAGAAGGAGCCCAACGACCGGCCCGACCAGGCCTTGGATATCACCCGCAACAGCACGGTGAGCGCGGAACTCACCGCGCAGCCGAACAAGGCGGACGAGGACTGGTACCGGCTGGCGCCCGGCGCGCCGCGCATCGCGGACGTCACCGTGTCCGGCCTGCCCGGCGGAGACATCACCCTTGAGGTGTATGACCGCGACCGCAACCGCCTGGTGGGCATCAACAGCGAGGGTGAGGGCAAGCCGGAGCGGTTCCCCAACCTCTACGTGGAGAACGAGCGCTTCATTCGCGTGGTGCCCACCCGCAAGGGTGTGGGCGGCGCGTACACGCTCGAAGTCCGCATGCGCGCGCCCGAGGACGGCGAGGAGCGCGAACCCAACGACCGCGCCGTGGACGCGGTGAGCCTGCCCTTGGGCCAGACGGTGACGGCCTTCCTGGGCCATGCCGGCGACGAGGACTGGTACCGCATCGAGCTGCCGGACCCGACGCAGCCCTCGGCTCCGGAAGGCGCGGGCCCGGGTGGGTCGGCGGAGGACCCCGCGACCGCGCCTTCCGGCGATTCGCCGTCGCAGGGCACGCCGTCCCCGGGAGATGGCACCGCGCCGCAGGGAATGGGCGGCACGCTGCCCGGAACTGGCGGCACAGGCGCCCCTCTGGGGCAGGACGACGCGATGGGCGGCGGTCGCGCCGGTCAACAGGGCACGACCGGCGCTGGCGCCCAGCACGGACAGGGCAACCCTGGCGCGAGGCAGGACCTGACCGGCAACGGTTTCGAGACCGAGGAAGGCGCGGCCCCCCGGGGCGCCGAAGCAGATGGAACGCCCGGCCTCACAGCCCAGGAGGGCATGCGGGGCGCGTCGCTCGGCCAGGGTGGAGTGGATGACTTCGCGCGTGACGAGGCGCCGCCCTCCCCTGCCGTGGAGGGCACCTTCGCGGGCAGCGAGCCGCCGCCCGTGGGCAGCCAGGCGGTGGGCGAAGCCATTGCCCGTGCGCTGGACGCAGGCACGGCAGTGCCTCCCGAACCGCCCTCGGTGGCGCTGAAAATCGAGCTGACCGGCGTGGACGGTGTGCGACCGGAGCTGTCCGTGCTGTCCGCGGCGGAGGCGCCGCTCTTCACCCTGCGCGGCAAGGAGGGCGAGACGCTGTCGCTGCGAAACATCGGCGTGCGCGCCATGGACCGGGTCGTCTACGTGGTGGTGAAGACGAGCTGGGTGGGCACCGGCAAGGAGGCCCGCAGGCCGTTCAACGCCACCATGCCGTACACGCTCACCGTGTCGCAGGAGGAGGCCGGCGCCAGCGCGGAGCTGGAGCCGAACGACGAGCTCCACAAGGCCACCCCGGTGACGGCCGGCGGCTACCGCCAGGGCTTCCTGGCTCCCAAGGGCGACGTGGACCACTTCGTCCTGAAGACGTCCGAGCCGGTGCTGGCGAAGGTGGAGTTGACCGGCGTCGAGCGGCTGGACCTCGTGCTCTCCATGGTGGAGCCCCCGGAGGGGGAATCCGGAAAGGAGACGGTGCTGCTGCGCGCCAACGACGGCGCCATCAAGGAGCCCGAGCGCCTCAACAACGTCGCCTGCAACGGCGCCTGCTACTTCCGAGTGGAGGGCGCGTCGCGCAAGGTGGACGGCAAGTGGGTGAAGGACTTCGAGAACGCCGAGCAGCCCTACCGCATCACCGTCACCACGGTGCCGGACAACGGCGGCGAGGAGCGCGAGCCCAACAACACCGCGGACCGGGCGCAGGACCTGATGCTGGGGCAGCCGGTGCGGGGCACGGTGTATCCAGTGAAGGACACGGACTTCTTCCGGTTGGACCTGTCGGACCGGCCGGTGCGCACGCCCATCCGGGCCACGCTGCTGGGCATCCTGAAGGTCGATGTGGGGCTGTACCTGCACCGCGTGCAGCCGGACGGGAAGCTGTCGCTCGTGCAGACGGCTGACCGGGCCAAGGGCGACCAGCCGGAGAGCATCCGCTACAGCGCCGAGCCAGGCGTCTACCTCTTCGAGGTCCGGGACGCGCGCAACCGCGAGTCCAACTTCCAGGACTCGTACCAGCTCACCGTCGAGGAGACGGAGTAGCACCTCACTTCCCGTTGACAAGCCACAGGGCGGCCCGTACTTTGCGCCCTGCTTCGCCTGCGGTGGTAGCTCAGTTGGTAGAGCACGAGCTTCCCAAGCTCGGGGTCGAGGGTTCGAATCCCTTCCGCCGCTCACCCATGAAGGCCGGTAGTCCTTGAGGAAACTCGGGACTGCCGGCCTTCGTCTTTTCGGGCCTCGGGGCGTCTTGCAGCAAGGATGCTGTAAACGGCGCGAAGCCGGTCCCGCCGCTCCCGTCCCCGGCTCGCGCCTGCTGCACCTCCGGCGGTTGCTGGGATAGGCGCGAAGGACCGCTTGTTGATTTCCTCGCGCAGGGAGGCCGGGTCCTGGGCCTTGAAGTCCCAGCGGCACAGGGAACCGTCCGGGGCCGGGAAGCGCAGACCGGAGGGTGAGACCGCGCTGGCCTGCTGGAAGTACGGAACGGCCTCGCAGGTGCTCCAGCATCGCGCGCCCCCCTTCCGCCTCCTTCACGTCCCCCCTTAAGCCTGCCTCCACACCTCCCTCAGGCGAATACGTCGAAGTCGAAGCGCCTCCTCATCAGTCCAGCCCCGTCCACTCGCGGCTTCCTCGCCGCTGACTGGGGCGCCATCCTCGCCTCCTCGCCTGCTTTGGGGGGCTGTCGAATCACGGTCGCCGCGGGTGGGGTCTTGAGATGAGAGGGCGCATCCGCAGCAATGGTGAGAATTTTCAGCGGGACTGAGAGGGATTGCAGCACGCTTGTCTGCAGGGCGAGCTCGATATCAATTGAGGAATGGCAATGGGAATACCATTTCAAGTGGAAGGGTATTCGCGCCCGCAACACCGCTATCGCGTCGTAAACACCGCCGGACCTGACGGAAGCGAGACGCCCAGCACGGGGCGTGGGTCGCTGACGGGGCGCGGGCCTGCGGTCTGAAAGCCAACGCGCCGCTGGGGGACCGCGGCGCGCCGGTCCGGCATCGTCCGCCCGGTGAGTCGTGGCTCCTGGTGGTCTCACTTGAGGTATCAACTTGAATCCACACCACAGGACCTCATCCCGGGGGGGATGGATGCACCTGCGCGAGCCTGCCCGTGTGCTCGCGCTGACTGCCCTTGCGCTCGCGACGCCCGCGCTAGCCGCCGAGGGATTCACCTCCGTCACCGCCAGTGGGGATGACGGCAACGTCCCCTCCAACGCCATCGACGGCGACCCCACCACGCGCTGGTCCAGCGACGGCGTGGGAGAATGGCTCACCGGCGACCTGGGCGCGGTGAAGTCACTCAGCGCCGTGGACATCTCCTGGCACCGTGGCAACGAGCGCGTCAATCGCTTCGTCATCTCCATCTCCACGGACGGCACGAACTTCACGCAGGTGCACTCCGGCAGCTCGTCCGGCAACACCGCCGCGCCGGAGCGTTACTCGTTCTCCCCGGTGAACGCACGCTACGTGCGCATCACCGTGAACGGCAGCACGATGAACACCTGGGCCAGCATCGCGGAGCTGGCGGCCGTCACCGACGGCTCGAACCCGCCCGGCGCTCCCCCCGAGCGTTTCACCTCCGTCGCCGCCAGCGGAGATGACGGCAACGTCCCCGCCAACGCCATCGACGGCGACCCCGCCACGCGGTGGTCCAGCGACGGCGTGGGGCAATGGATTACCGGCGACCTGGGCACCGTGGCGCAGTTGGGCGCCATGGACATCGGCTGGCACCGTGGCAACGAGCGCGTCAACAACTTCGTCATCTCCACCTCCACGGACGGCACGACCTTCACGCAGGTGCATTCCGGCAGGTCATCCGGCAACACCGCCGCGCTGGAGCGCTACTCGTTCTCCCCAGTGAGCGCGCGCTACGTGCGCATCACCGTGAACGGCAGCACGATGAACACCTGGGCCAGCATCGCGGAAATGCAGCCCGGCACCGGCTCGACCCCGCCCACCAATCCGCCCACCGACCCGCCTGGCGAGCAGGGCCAGGACAAGTTCGGCGTGACGATGATCTATCCGACCAGGTCGGGCGGCGAGCAGTGGTTCCTGGCGGACAACGCTACGTCCGACAAGCGCTTCGACCCGCAGAACACCATCAGCCGCAACTCGGACGGCTCATGGAAGATGAGGAACACCAAGGTGCGCATGTCCGTGTTCACCTCCACGGGCTACAGCGCGTCCAAGATTCCGACCTACGACCGCGACGTGCTGGCCAGCCGGGGCTACATGCAGGCGGCGAACGACTGGCGGAACATCGAGATGACTGGCTTCGTGAAGGTCAACTCGGTGTCCGACGTGTCGGACAACTTCGCGTGGTACGCGCGAGGCGGCAAGCACAACGACAACCACTCGGGGTGCGAGGGCAGCAGCTACAAGGGTTCGCTGCACTATGACGGCCGCGTGCGCTGGCAGAAGGAGACGTGGCACGTCTCCTACAACCAGGCGTCGTACAAGTCCGGTACCTCGGCGCTGCGCGGCCGCTGGGTGGGCTTCAAGTCGGTGATGCGCAACACCAAGGTCAACGGAAAGGAGGCCGTGCGCCTGGAGATGTACCTCAACGAGAACGCCGACAAGAAGACCTGGAAGAAGGTCTACGACATGGTGGACTCGGGCAGTTGGGGTGGTGACGCCAGCCACTGCGGCGGCGCGGTGAACGCAATGCCCATCACTTGGGGCGGCCCCATCGCGGTGTTCCGCTGGGACAGCGCCAACGACGTGGACTTCAAGTGGCTGTCCGTGCGCGAAATCTCGCCGGAGCAGTGAGCCGCTGACCACGTGACGCCCGCCCCGGTGCTCCTTCCTTGGAGTGCCGGGGCGTGGCGTTTTCAGGGCATTCGATGAGCGCCATCACCGGGGTCCGAGCCCTCCCTGGATTCCCCCAGTCGCATGGAATGCCCGCATGGATTCGCGAGCCCTCCCG containing:
- a CDS encoding discoidin domain-containing protein, which encodes MLALTALALATPALAAEGFTSVTASGDDGNVPSNAIDGDPTTRWSSDGVGEWLTGDLGAVKSLSAVDISWHRGNERVNRFVISISTDGTNFTQVHSGSSSGNTAAPERYSFSPVNARYVRITVNGSTMNTWASIAELAAVTDGSNPPGAPPERFTSVAASGDDGNVPANAIDGDPATRWSSDGVGQWITGDLGTVAQLGAMDIGWHRGNERVNNFVISTSTDGTTFTQVHSGRSSGNTAALERYSFSPVSARYVRITVNGSTMNTWASIAEMQPGTGSTPPTNPPTDPPGEQGQDKFGVTMIYPTRSGGEQWFLADNATSDKRFDPQNTISRNSDGSWKMRNTKVRMSVFTSTGYSASKIPTYDRDVLASRGYMQAANDWRNIEMTGFVKVNSVSDVSDNFAWYARGGKHNDNHSGCEGSSYKGSLHYDGRVRWQKETWHVSYNQASYKSGTSALRGRWVGFKSVMRNTKVNGKEAVRLEMYLNENADKKTWKKVYDMVDSGSWGGDASHCGGAVNAMPITWGGPIAVFRWDSANDVDFKWLSVREISPEQ